TTTTAAAGGCATGAACAAACGTATAGCCCGATAAATATCTACTTTTGGCAGATTTTCTTTGGAACCAACCTTCATCAATTGTTGGGTTGGCGTTTGTTTTATAACAAGCTATGAGGAAGATTGTTGACATTTTTCCGGGAATTGAATATTAGTACCTTACCGGGCAAGTTTTGCAAAAAAAGCAAGAATTTGACCGGTAAGGTACTTATACTACAATAGCCTTTTCATCCAATACATAGGTAAACCATTCATATCAACCTGCAGATAATATTACCGGGGATAAACGTGTTGGTTAAATGGGAAGTAAAGTACAAAATTATTACTTTTGCATCATCATAAAATACTTAAATAAAAAGGTGTTGTTATATGGCAGGACACAGTAAATGGGCTAATATAAAACGAAGAAAAGAAGCGCAGGATGCAAAGAAAGCCAAGATATTTTCACGGATAATAAAGGAAATAAGTGTTGCTGTTAAAGAGGGGGGAAATGATCCTGAATCCAATTCGCGTCTGCGCATGGCCATCCAGAATGCCAAGGGTGTGAATATGCCCAAGGAAAATATCGAAAGAGCGATAAAAAAAGCCTCCGGTGACGGCAATCAGTTGGAAAAGGTATATTTTGAAGGCTATGCGCAGGGAGGTGTAGCCATATTTGTAGAATGCCTGACAGATAACCGAAATCGAACCGTCAGCAGTATCAGATCAATCTTCACCAAAAATGGCGGTAGCCTGGGTAAAAATGGATCTATAAGCTATCTTTTCGACCAGAAAGGTATTTTTACCATACCCAGAAAAGAAGATATGGATCTGGAAGAGCTGGAACTTGAGCTGATTGATGCCGGCGCTGAAGACCTGGAAGTGGAAGATGATTTTCTTACCGTAACAACGGCAAAAGAAGATTTCGGAGGCGTTCAGAAAAAACTGGAAGAATTGAATATAGAGCCGGATAATGCATCTTTACAGCAAATCCCTAAGGCGCGAAAAGCTTTGGATCTTGAATCGTCTCTGAAAGTGATGAAGATGGTAGATGCTTTTGAAGAGGACGATGATGTACAAAATGTATATCACAATTTGGAACTCACCGATGAATTACAGGAGGCCCTGAATAATCAATAAAATCTATTACATAAGTATCTATTTCGGCTGGTAAAAGGTACCAGCCGTTTTTATTTTATATTCGTATTAAACGAAATTCATTATTTTTGATCCCATATATTTGTTACACCCTTTAATTTTTTCGTCTATGAAAGATCGTTCATACACCATTAAATCAGTTTTTACGGTTGTATTGCTGTTTTTTTCCCTATCGGCCTTCAGCCAGAAAGATATAGTTAAACCCTCAGAGCATTTCGGCTTCAGGCCCGGAGCAGATAGAATGCTTTTTGACTATGAGTCGCTTATCGGCTATATGAAAAAAATGGAGAAGTCTTCTCCACGTCTGAAATTGGAACAGATAGGCGAATCCCCCATGGGGAAGCCTATGTATGTAGCTTTTTTCTCTCATCCCGATAACATTAAAAATCTTGATAAGTTGAGGGAGATAAACAGGGAATTGGCCCTTAACCATAATTTAAGTGAAGAGAAACGCAAGCAATACGTTCAGGACGGCAAAGTTTTTTTTGTGGCTACCCTGTCTATGCATGCCAATGAGGTAGGCCCCTCGCAAGCCGCTCCGTTAATAACTCATAAGCTTTTAACGACCCAGGATCCTGATACTACTGGCTGGATGAAAGATGTGGTTTATATGATGGTTCCCAGCCATAACCCTGATGGAATGGACATGATTGTCAACCATTACAAAAAATACAAGAATACCAAGTATGAAGGCAGTTCTATGCCCGGCGTTTATCATAAGTATGTGGGGCACGACAATAACCGGGACTTCGTTACCCTGAGCCAGGAAGACAACAGGGCGATCTCCAGGATTTTCAGCCATACATGGTTTCCACAGGTTATGGTAGAAAAGCACCAGATGGGTTCTACCGGTCCGAGGTATTTCGTACCGCCCAATCACGATCCCATAGCTGAAAATATAGATGCCGGGATATGGAACTGGATCGGTATCTTTGGGATGAATATGATCAAGGATATGACACGCAATGAGCTGGCAGGAGTAAGCCAGCATTATGCTTTTGATAACTACTGGCCGGGTTCCACGGAAACCTGTATCTGGAAAAATGTGATTGGTTTTCTTACCGAGTCTGCCAGTGTAGATCATGCTACACCCATTTATGTGGAAGAGAATGAACTTTCCGTTTGGGGTAAAGGGTTATCCGAATATAAAAAGAGCATCAATATGCCTTTACCATGGGATGGAGGATGGTGGAAATTGAGCGATATCATGGATTATGAGGTGGTATCCACCATGTCGATCATCAAGTCGTGTGCCAACCATAAGGAAGATATTCTGGAGTTTCGTAATGATATGTGTAAGGATGAGGTGAATAAAGGCAAAAGTCAAAAGCCTTATTATTACATAATGCCCCGGGAGCAACATGATAAAAGCGAATTGGTGAACTTGGTCAATCTTCTGGATGATCATGGTGTGGAGCGATATATTTTACAAGAACCGGTAGAAATAAACAATCGCCGTTACAGCGCCGGCGATGTGGTTATCCCTTTGGCGCAGCCTTTCCGGCCTTTTATAAAAGAAGTAATGGAACGCCAGAAATTTCCTGTCCGACATTATACCCCAGGTGGAGAGATGATTAAACCCTATGACATCACTTCCTGGTCTTTACCTTTACATAGAGGAGTAGCATGTGATGAAATTGATGTGAGATCAGAACCATTGGAAAATGCACTTAAAAAGCTGGAAGGACGTTATCGCATCAATAAATCTGTACCAGACGAATATGAGGCTGTCGTTTTCCCTGTTAGCAATAATGAAAGCTATAAAGCCGCTTTTCTGGCTGATGAAATGGACCTGCCGGTCAGTTATGTAAGCCACAATGTCAAGGCAGACAATACATCCATTGAAGAAGGGGCTTTCATCGTTCCTTATTCAAATCAAAACAGGGATGAGTTGAATGATCTGATCGAACAGTTGGAGGTTCCTCCCGTTTTTGTTGAAGAAAAAACCAATTTAGAGGGTGCCGGGGTCGGTTTCCCGAAAATTGCCCTAATGGAAACCCATCAGCATGATATGGATGCAGGCTGGACCCGTTACATATTCGACAACTATCATATTCCTTTTGATGTGATTCATCCCGGAGAGGTTAAGGAAAGAGCATTGAATGAATACGATATAATTGTATTTCCTGATGCAAATAAATCGGTGCTGTTAAAGGGCAAATACGAAAGCGAAGACCGTTACCGGATGAGTAATTATCCCCCTGAATATACCAAGGGTATGGAAGAGGAAGGATTGCAGAAAGTAATGAAATTTGTTCAGCAAGGGGGCAAGATTGTAAGCTGGGGAAGATCAACTGAATTGTTCATGGGCAAGCAAACCATTCAGCTCAATGAAGATGAAAAGGAAGAATTCAGTTTACCGGTTGAAAACGTTGCCGATGGCATAAAGGAAGAAGGATTTTATTGTCCCGGTTCTTTCGTGCAGGTCAATCTTGATAACCAAAAATTATTCAACAGGGGTATGCCTGATAAAACGGGAGTTTTTTACAGGGGAGATCCGGTTTTTTCTACCAGCAGACCCATATTCGATATGAATAGAAGGGTGTTGGGCCATTTTCCCGAAGAGGAGATTTTAATGAGCGGTTTTGCAAAGAAAGAGACACAAATAGCGGAAAAACCTGCCTGGGTTTGGGTAAGAAAAGGCGCAGGTGAACTGATACTGTTTTCTTTCAAACCTCAGTTCAGAGCCTCGACGCATGCAGATTATAAGCTGATATTTAATTCATTGCTGTTTTCAAAGCTGAAGGAATAAATTCAGGATAAAAGGATATTGCAAAACAATGAACGTGAAATTGCTTATATGAAAGCGGATCATTAACAATCATGGTCAATTTTTGTCTGCATGACAATTTGAAGTAATTTCGGCGGTTAAAGTTCAATTGAGGTAGATGTGATGAATAACAGATCCTTATCAATAAGGAAAGCTTCAGTTATTGGTATTGCGGGCAATGCACTATTATCTGCCGCTAAAATCATAATCGGGATTATTTCAGGAAGTTTTGCAGTGATAAGTGACGGACTGGATTCCGCCTCAGATGTGCTGACTTTTGTGGTCAGCTTTTATGCTTCAAAAATTATTAGTAAACCCCCTGATTATAAATACCCTTATGGTTATCAGCGGGCTGAAGCTATAGCTACCAAAGTACTGAGTTTTATATTGTTTTTTGTTGGTGCTCAGCTTTTTTACACTACGTTGATGCGAATTGTCCAAAATCACCCCCATCAGATTCCCTCCCTGATAGCCTTGTATGTTACTATTATTTCAATCTTTGCAAAGGCCGCCCTTTATATTTATAACCTGAAAACCGGTAAACGGATCAATAGCCAAATGTTGATTGCAAGTGGAAAAAACATGCGAAATGACATATTGATCTCCTTCTCTGTATTGCTGGGATTGTTTTTTACCTATCAGTTAAATCTGCCGCTTCTTGACCTGATAACCGGTATGGTAATCAGTCTTTGGATTATGAAGGAGGCCTTTTCAATTTTTATGGAGAGTAATGTGGAGCTCATGGACGGGGTAGATGAT
Above is a genomic segment from Bacteroidales bacterium containing:
- a CDS encoding YebC/PmpR family DNA-binding transcriptional regulator, yielding MAGHSKWANIKRRKEAQDAKKAKIFSRIIKEISVAVKEGGNDPESNSRLRMAIQNAKGVNMPKENIERAIKKASGDGNQLEKVYFEGYAQGGVAIFVECLTDNRNRTVSSIRSIFTKNGGSLGKNGSISYLFDQKGIFTIPRKEDMDLEELELELIDAGAEDLEVEDDFLTVTTAKEDFGGVQKKLEELNIEPDNASLQQIPKARKALDLESSLKVMKMVDAFEEDDDVQNVYHNLELTDELQEALNNQ
- a CDS encoding cation transporter — protein: MNNRSLSIRKASVIGIAGNALLSAAKIIIGIISGSFAVISDGLDSASDVLTFVVSFYASKIISKPPDYKYPYGYQRAEAIATKVLSFILFFVGAQLFYTTLMRIVQNHPHQIPSLIALYVTIISIFAKAALYIYNLKTGKRINSQMLIASGKNMRNDILISFSVLLGLFFTYQLNLPLLDLITGMVISLWIMKEAFSIFMESNVELMDGVDDSNVYFRIFEAVEQTEGAAHPHRVRLRKHGDQYVISLDIEVDPEMKVAQAHKIARKVEKNIAEKVGHTYDVMVHTEPFGNVEKERFGLSRKNMEKDKGKDYE